The uncultured Treponema sp. genomic interval CAGCTTTATATTATCAACGACAGAATTTATTTCTTCCTCTGTTGCCTTTTCTATAAAATCACAGTTTCTCTGAGTCCAGTCAAGATTCTTTACCTGGTCGCTTAAAATGCAGCCGGTGATAGAATGATTTTCCAGCACGATTTCAAAGGGATAGCCTTTTATACGGCTTGTAACAGGGCAGAACAAGGCAAGTCCTATTTTCTGATTGTATTTTTTCTGGGAAACGCAAACTGCGGGGCGGCGACCTTTTTGCTCGTGTCCAGTCTGCGGATCAAAATCCAGCCAGACCAAGTCGCCCTTTTCAGGAACATATTTTGATTTTACCATTCTTCTTTTCCTACAGCATTGCCTGTTGAAACTTCTGAATGAATGTTCTCTGGCGTTACCATAGCCAACATATCATCAAGTGATTTTTTCTGAGGAAGAATAACCATTTTTCCTTTTTCAACAATCACTTCAATTTTACTGCCGCTTCTTACATTGTTGTCTTTTGCCCAAAGGGAAGGAATTCTAAAACCGAGGCTATTCCCCCATTTCTGAACTACAGTCTGCATAATGTGCCTCCATATATTCAGTATATACAATGTATATTCTATTTTGTCAAGCAATAAAACCACGCATAAGATGATTTTCTGGCACTCTCTCATTACAACTATGCAGACCATAAAAAAAGCTTCCCGCAAAAAGCAGGAAGCCTTT includes:
- the mazF gene encoding endoribonuclease MazF, with product MVKSKYVPEKGDLVWLDFDPQTGHEQKGRRPAVCVSQKKYNQKIGLALFCPVTSRIKGYPFEIVLENHSITGCILSDQVKNLDWTQRNCDFIEKATEEEINSVVDNIKLMIE
- a CDS encoding AbrB/MazE/SpoVT family DNA-binding domain-containing protein, which produces MQTVVQKWGNSLGFRIPSLWAKDNNVRSGSKIEVIVEKGKMVILPQKKSLDDMLAMVTPENIHSEVSTGNAVGKEEW